One genomic window of Paraburkholderia acidiphila includes the following:
- a CDS encoding oligosaccharide flippase family protein → MRVMRLPAIPIKAGFGPGAATWVLLQQVVVRGLVAVKFLVIGRILGPSAIGLASVALLAVAIAEALSDTGLAQAVIQGQAPPTRQEAGAVWTTLATRGLLIGVLLVASAPLMDAQFHLGGAIGLVQLAALLPLLRGLASPAYFITQRERHFQHIAAIEISSSVLDCGFGIALALAGAGPYSLLLGMMIGEAFKSVVTWIALSPRPPIRLRWSGIGHYVGFSRWIWASSVIILITNQFDKVVVGKLLGPTQLGAWQMSSKLAQMLLADAALALSQYLFPTFAAHHRGGPQSAARLFRLYLIAAVAGLACVVIVLRFAAEPLFSFVLGAAWLSAVPLFRIFVINMAISALNSVLASYLRAVGDARAVTVASLLQVATLIVSVPPSLHLFGVTGVAWSMTFGLASCAAWMLYRVARQK, encoded by the coding sequence TTGCGCGTCATGCGGCTGCCAGCAATACCGATCAAGGCCGGCTTCGGACCCGGTGCGGCGACCTGGGTGCTGTTGCAGCAGGTGGTCGTGCGCGGCCTCGTGGCCGTCAAGTTCCTCGTGATCGGCCGCATTCTCGGGCCGTCCGCAATCGGTCTCGCGAGCGTCGCGTTGCTCGCGGTCGCGATTGCCGAAGCGCTCTCCGACACCGGGCTTGCGCAAGCCGTGATCCAGGGCCAGGCGCCGCCCACGCGCCAGGAGGCCGGCGCGGTCTGGACCACGCTCGCCACGCGTGGCCTCTTGATCGGCGTGCTGCTCGTCGCGAGCGCGCCGCTCATGGACGCGCAGTTCCACCTGGGCGGCGCCATCGGGCTCGTGCAGCTTGCGGCGCTGCTGCCGCTCTTGCGCGGCCTCGCTTCGCCCGCGTACTTCATCACGCAGCGCGAGCGCCACTTTCAGCATATTGCGGCGATCGAAATCTCGTCGTCGGTTCTCGACTGCGGCTTCGGTATCGCGCTCGCACTCGCGGGCGCGGGTCCGTACTCGCTGCTGCTCGGCATGATGATCGGCGAGGCCTTCAAGAGCGTCGTGACATGGATCGCGCTCTCGCCGCGTCCGCCGATCCGGCTGCGCTGGTCGGGCATCGGCCATTACGTGGGCTTTAGCCGCTGGATCTGGGCGAGCAGCGTCATCATCCTGATCACCAACCAGTTCGACAAGGTCGTGGTGGGCAAGCTGCTTGGGCCTACCCAACTGGGCGCCTGGCAGATGTCCTCGAAGCTCGCGCAGATGCTGCTCGCCGACGCCGCGCTCGCCCTGTCGCAGTATCTGTTTCCCACCTTCGCCGCACATCATCGAGGCGGCCCTCAATCGGCCGCGCGCCTGTTCCGGCTGTACCTCATTGCAGCCGTGGCGGGGCTCGCGTGCGTAGTGATCGTGCTGCGCTTCGCCGCCGAGCCGCTCTTCTCGTTCGTGCTCGGCGCCGCGTGGCTGTCGGCCGTGCCGCTCTTTCGCATCTTCGTCATCAACATGGCGATTAGCGCGCTGAACTCGGTGCTTGCCTCGTATCTACGCGCCGTCGGCGATGCGCGCGCCGTCACGGTTGCGTCGCTGCTGCAGGTCGCGACGCTCATCGTGTCCGTGCCGCCTTCGTTGCATCTGTTTGGCGTGACCGGCGTGGCATGGTCGATGACCTTCGGGCTGGCCTCGTGCGCCGCATGGATGCTGTATCGCGTTGCGCGGCAGAAATAA
- a CDS encoding glycosyltransferase, protein MENVSIARYRNAAPNTPDAAALPDAEADALVMSGPPGVRASAGGDWIAIIEPNFTGHRWRYVEWIAQACVEAGHRCLVVTDTEYADHPLAQRIVREARPDLRLVLLDLHTVPPGPHFAVSVYMRFRNFYARAFRQISKTTPVRLVIAPYADYFFYTLAGFDSPFGNTPWIAIVMGMTFHHAEIGLRTPRRRFVDMAKSALFRRAMRSRGLRELFTIDPTLPDWFASTKPRRAAPLSYLADPFPEIEGMDPLLARAQLKLDAHTRYLLVYGAIGERKGIRELMLALEHKPDAPCLVIAGQQDDETRAFIDAHAPRLASAPVIFNRFISDEMERELFSACDAVWLGYKQHYGMSGVLVQAYRFGKPVVASADGLIGWYCRDGALGPLLDDLEPATIAHALDALAQRWRAAPHTAQPAGEHVLSSNTLAQFKHTLQAAMA, encoded by the coding sequence ATGGAAAACGTGTCGATCGCCAGATATCGCAATGCCGCCCCCAACACCCCGGACGCCGCCGCGCTGCCCGACGCCGAGGCCGACGCGCTCGTGATGTCCGGGCCACCCGGCGTGCGCGCATCGGCCGGCGGCGACTGGATCGCCATCATCGAGCCGAACTTCACAGGCCACCGCTGGCGCTACGTCGAGTGGATCGCGCAGGCGTGCGTGGAAGCCGGACACCGCTGCCTCGTCGTCACCGACACGGAGTACGCCGACCATCCGCTCGCGCAGCGCATCGTGCGCGAAGCGCGGCCCGATCTGCGCCTCGTGCTGCTCGACCTGCACACCGTGCCGCCCGGCCCGCATTTCGCCGTGAGCGTGTACATGCGCTTTCGCAACTTCTATGCGCGAGCTTTCCGGCAGATCAGTAAAACAACGCCTGTGCGGCTCGTCATCGCGCCCTACGCCGACTACTTCTTCTATACGCTCGCCGGGTTCGACTCGCCGTTCGGCAACACGCCGTGGATCGCGATCGTCATGGGCATGACATTTCATCACGCGGAAATCGGCTTGCGCACGCCGCGCCGGCGCTTCGTCGACATGGCCAAGTCGGCCCTCTTTCGCCGCGCCATGCGCTCGCGCGGGCTGCGCGAACTCTTCACGATCGACCCGACGCTGCCCGACTGGTTCGCGTCCACGAAGCCCCGGCGCGCCGCGCCGCTCAGCTATCTGGCCGACCCGTTTCCCGAGATCGAGGGCATGGACCCGCTGCTCGCACGCGCGCAACTGAAGCTCGACGCGCACACGCGCTATCTGCTCGTCTATGGCGCCATCGGCGAACGCAAGGGCATTCGCGAACTGATGCTCGCGCTCGAGCACAAGCCCGACGCGCCGTGCCTCGTGATCGCCGGCCAGCAGGACGACGAAACGCGCGCGTTCATCGACGCACACGCACCGCGACTCGCGAGCGCACCGGTGATCTTCAACCGGTTCATCTCCGACGAGATGGAACGCGAACTTTTCTCCGCCTGCGACGCCGTGTGGCTCGGCTACAAACAGCACTACGGCATGAGTGGCGTGCTCGTGCAGGCGTACCGCTTCGGCAAGCCCGTGGTGGCCAGCGCCGATGGCCTGATCGGCTGGTATTGCCGCGACGGCGCGCTCGGCCCGCTCCTCGACGACCTCGAGCCCGCCACGATCGCGCACGCGCTCGATGCGCTCGCGCAGCGCTGGCGCGCGGCCCCGCATACCGCGCAGCCCGCGGGCGAACACGTCCTTTCGAGCAACACGCTCGCGCAGTTCAAGCATACGCTGCAGGCCGCGATGGCGTGA
- a CDS encoding carbon-nitrogen hydrolase family protein yields MSAPPLDPFRVAALQMVSTPDRERNLAEADQLIAEAAAAGARLVLLPEYFCFMGHKDSDKLAIREPHGDGPIQRFLADAAKRHGVWVIGGTLPLKAPEDTRVLNTTLVFDPSGEERARYDKIHLFNFEKGAESFDEARTIRPGAEVRTFEAPFGRVGLSVCYDLRFPELYRRMGDCALMVVPSAFTYTTGKAHWEILLRARAIENQCYVLAAAQGGKHENGRRTWGHSVLIDPWGEIVAVRDEGAGVVAGDIDLERIASVRASLPAWRHRMLDCA; encoded by the coding sequence ATGAGCGCTCCCCCTCTCGACCCGTTTCGCGTCGCCGCGCTGCAGATGGTCAGCACGCCCGATCGCGAGCGCAATCTCGCCGAAGCGGACCAGCTCATCGCCGAGGCTGCCGCCGCGGGCGCGCGCCTCGTGTTGCTGCCCGAATATTTCTGCTTCATGGGTCACAAGGACAGCGACAAGCTCGCGATCCGCGAGCCGCACGGCGACGGCCCCATTCAGCGTTTTCTCGCCGATGCGGCGAAGCGCCATGGCGTGTGGGTGATCGGCGGCACCTTGCCGCTGAAAGCGCCCGAAGACACGCGCGTGCTCAACACGACGCTCGTGTTCGACCCGAGCGGCGAGGAGCGTGCGCGCTACGACAAGATCCACCTCTTCAACTTCGAAAAAGGCGCCGAATCATTCGACGAAGCGCGCACGATCCGGCCCGGCGCCGAGGTGCGCACGTTCGAGGCGCCGTTCGGCCGCGTCGGCCTTTCGGTCTGCTACGATCTGCGCTTTCCCGAGCTATACCGGCGCATGGGAGACTGCGCACTGATGGTCGTGCCTTCTGCGTTCACTTACACCACCGGCAAAGCACACTGGGAAATCCTGCTGCGCGCCCGCGCAATCGAAAACCAGTGCTACGTGCTCGCCGCGGCGCAAGGCGGCAAGCACGAGAACGGCCGGCGCACCTGGGGCCATAGCGTGCTGATCGACCCGTGGGGCGAGATCGTCGCGGTACGCGACGAAGGCGCGGGCGTGGTGGCCGGCGACATCGACCTCGAACGCATCGCCAGCGTGCGCGCGAGCCTGCCCGCGTGGCGGCATCGCATGCTCGACTGCGCGTGA
- the tldD gene encoding metalloprotease TldD — MNIIEPGIRNLATAKDLLLTPYGLDEAVLTRTLGEIFTHRIDYADLYFQTTRSEAWSLEEGIVKSGSFSIDQGVGVRAVSGERTAFAYSDDLSPEAIRQAAIATRSIAKAGGGKQKIQVAKSLTGIAGRDLYLPSDPLTSLDATEKVKLLERIEEMARGRDPRITQVMAALAGEYDVVLVARSDGALAADIRPLVRVSVTVIAEQNGRREIGNGGGGGRYDYAYFTDDILSKYVDDAVHAALVNLEARPAPAGAMTVVLGPGWPGVLLHEAIGHGLEGDFNRKGSSAFAGRIGERVAAKGVTVVDDGTLPNRRGSLNIDDEGNPTQCTTLIEDGILKGYIQDSLNARLMKMPVTGNARRESYAALPMPRMTNTYMLNGDKDPQEIIGSVKNGLYAVNFGGGQVDITNGKFVFSASEAYMIENGKITYPVKGATLIGSGPESLKYVSMIGNDMRLDSGVGVCGKEGQSVPVGVGQPTLRIDRMTVGGTV, encoded by the coding sequence ATGAACATCATCGAACCCGGCATCCGCAATCTGGCGACCGCGAAGGACCTGCTCCTTACGCCTTACGGCCTCGACGAGGCAGTGCTCACGCGCACGCTCGGCGAGATCTTCACGCACCGCATCGACTACGCCGACCTCTACTTCCAGACCACGCGCAGCGAGGCATGGAGCCTCGAGGAAGGCATCGTCAAGTCGGGCAGCTTCAGCATCGACCAGGGCGTCGGCGTGCGCGCCGTGTCCGGCGAGCGCACCGCTTTCGCCTACTCCGACGACCTCTCGCCCGAAGCGATCCGGCAGGCGGCCATCGCCACGCGCTCGATCGCCAAAGCCGGCGGCGGCAAGCAGAAGATCCAGGTGGCGAAGTCGCTCACCGGCATTGCGGGCCGCGATCTGTACTTGCCGTCCGACCCGCTCACCTCGCTCGACGCCACCGAAAAGGTGAAGCTGCTCGAGCGCATCGAAGAGATGGCGCGTGGGCGCGACCCGCGCATCACCCAGGTCATGGCCGCGCTCGCAGGCGAGTACGACGTGGTGCTCGTCGCGCGCAGCGACGGCGCGCTCGCCGCCGACATCCGCCCGCTCGTGCGCGTGTCGGTCACGGTGATCGCCGAGCAGAACGGCCGCCGCGAAATCGGCAACGGCGGCGGCGGCGGTCGTTACGACTACGCCTATTTCACCGACGACATCCTCTCGAAGTACGTGGACGACGCCGTGCACGCGGCGCTCGTGAACCTCGAAGCGCGTCCGGCGCCGGCCGGTGCGATGACCGTCGTGCTCGGGCCGGGCTGGCCCGGCGTGCTGCTGCACGAGGCGATCGGCCACGGTCTCGAAGGCGACTTCAACCGCAAGGGCTCGTCGGCGTTCGCGGGGCGCATTGGCGAGCGCGTGGCCGCCAAGGGCGTGACGGTGGTCGACGACGGCACGCTCCCCAACCGCCGCGGCTCGCTGAACATCGACGACGAAGGCAACCCCACGCAGTGCACGACGCTGATCGAAGACGGCATCCTCAAGGGCTACATCCAGGACTCGCTCAACGCGCGCCTCATGAAGATGCCTGTCACGGGCAACGCGCGCCGCGAGTCGTATGCAGCGCTGCCCATGCCGCGCATGACCAACACGTACATGCTCAACGGCGACAAGGACCCGCAGGAAATCATCGGCTCGGTGAAGAATGGCCTTTATGCCGTGAACTTCGGCGGCGGCCAGGTGGACATCACGAACGGCAAGTTCGTGTTCTCGGCCTCCGAGGCCTACATGATCGAGAACGGCAAGATCACCTACCCCGTGAAGGGCGCGACGCTCATTGGCAGCGGCCCGGAATCGCTCAAGTACGTGAGCATGATCGGCAACGACATGCGCCTCGACTCGGGCGTGGGCGTATGCGGCAAGGAGGGTCAGAGCGTGCCGGTCGGCGTCGGCCAGCCGACGCTGCGCATCGATCGCATGACCGTGGGCGGCACGGTTTAA
- a CDS encoding glycosyltransferase family 2 protein: protein MPTLATDALASSPDVTKGASARMRVAVVIATKGRPTATAWVVRLLARQTVRPDQIILSGSSADDIGPYDANGLRVNEIIGTAGSSVQRNRALDALAPDIDVVIFLDDDFAPERHWIELCVELFESDANLVGFSGRTLRDGANTQPIAWEEAVELVEGAQAEAMRRPPLRPCVELYGCNMACRAQAIADLRFDERLVLYGWLEDKDFSRRLARRGGVVYCDYLLGVHLGLRGGRVSGRRFGYSQVVNAMYLCNKGVMSRKEATSNILRALSMNCVKSVRPEAHLDRRGRLIGNVIGIADLCIGAVRPERAARL, encoded by the coding sequence ATGCCAACACTCGCAACCGATGCTCTCGCGTCTTCCCCTGACGTCACGAAGGGCGCGAGCGCGCGCATGCGTGTCGCTGTCGTGATCGCGACCAAAGGGCGGCCAACGGCCACCGCATGGGTCGTGCGTCTGCTCGCGCGGCAAACGGTGCGCCCGGATCAGATCATTCTTTCGGGGAGCAGCGCAGACGACATCGGCCCTTACGATGCCAACGGTTTGCGTGTGAACGAGATCATCGGCACGGCGGGTTCGAGCGTGCAGCGCAATCGCGCGCTCGATGCGCTCGCACCGGACATCGACGTCGTGATCTTCCTCGACGACGACTTCGCGCCCGAACGGCACTGGATCGAGCTGTGTGTCGAGCTGTTCGAAAGCGACGCAAATCTCGTGGGTTTTTCGGGGCGCACGCTGCGTGATGGCGCGAACACGCAGCCCATCGCGTGGGAAGAGGCCGTCGAACTTGTGGAGGGTGCGCAAGCCGAGGCGATGCGGCGTCCGCCGCTGCGGCCCTGCGTGGAACTGTATGGATGCAACATGGCGTGCCGCGCGCAGGCTATCGCCGATCTGCGCTTCGACGAGCGTCTCGTGCTGTACGGCTGGCTGGAAGACAAGGACTTTTCGCGGCGCCTCGCGCGCCGTGGCGGGGTCGTGTACTGCGACTATCTGCTCGGCGTCCACCTCGGGCTGCGAGGGGGGCGCGTGTCGGGCCGGCGCTTCGGCTATTCGCAGGTGGTCAACGCCATGTACCTGTGCAACAAGGGTGTGATGTCGCGCAAGGAGGCGACCAGCAATATCCTGCGCGCGCTGAGCATGAACTGCGTGAAGTCGGTGCGCCCGGAAGCGCATCTCGACCGGCGCGGCAGGCTCATCGGCAACGTGATCGGGATTGCCGATCTGTGCATCGGCGCGGTGCGGCCCGAGCGCGCGGCGCGGTTGTGA
- the aroG gene encoding 3-deoxy-7-phosphoheptulonate synthase AroG, with the protein MPPHNTDDVRIRELKELTPPAHLIREFPCSEAASTLIFESRRAMHRILHGMDDRLIVIIGPCSIHDTKAAVDYAKKLVEQRKRFSSELEIVMRVYFEKPRTTVGWKGLINDPFLDNSFKINDGLRTARELLVSINELGLPAGTEYLDMISPQYIADLISWGAIGARTTESQVHRELASGLSCPVGFKNGTDGNVKIAVDAIKAASQPHHFLSVTKGGHSAIVSTAGNEDCHVILRGGKTPNYDAESVNAACSDIGKAGLAARLMIDASHANSSKKHENQIPVCADIGRQVASGDERIVGVMVESHLVAGRQDLKEGCELTYGQSITDACIGWDESVGVLEGLAQAVKQRRIARGSGN; encoded by the coding sequence ATGCCCCCGCACAACACCGACGATGTCCGCATTCGCGAACTCAAGGAACTCACGCCGCCCGCTCACCTGATCCGCGAATTCCCGTGCTCGGAAGCCGCCTCCACGCTGATCTTCGAATCGCGCCGCGCCATGCACCGCATCCTGCACGGCATGGACGACCGCCTGATCGTCATCATCGGGCCGTGCTCGATTCACGACACCAAGGCCGCGGTCGACTACGCGAAGAAGCTCGTCGAGCAACGCAAGCGCTTTTCCAGCGAGCTGGAAATCGTGATGCGCGTGTACTTCGAAAAGCCGCGCACGACGGTGGGCTGGAAGGGCCTCATCAACGACCCGTTCCTCGACAACAGCTTCAAGATCAACGACGGTCTGCGCACCGCGCGCGAGCTGCTCGTCTCGATCAACGAACTGGGCCTGCCCGCCGGCACCGAATACCTCGACATGATCAGCCCGCAGTACATCGCCGACTTGATCTCGTGGGGCGCGATCGGTGCGCGCACAACGGAATCGCAGGTGCACCGCGAGCTGGCTTCGGGGCTGTCGTGCCCGGTGGGCTTCAAGAACGGCACGGACGGCAACGTGAAGATCGCCGTGGACGCGATCAAGGCCGCTTCGCAGCCGCACCATTTCCTCTCGGTCACGAAGGGCGGCCACTCGGCCATCGTCTCGACCGCGGGCAATGAGGACTGCCATGTGATTCTGCGCGGCGGCAAGACGCCGAATTACGACGCGGAAAGCGTGAACGCCGCATGCAGCGACATCGGCAAGGCAGGTCTCGCCGCGCGCCTCATGATCGACGCGAGCCACGCCAACAGCTCGAAGAAGCACGAGAACCAGATTCCCGTGTGCGCCGATATTGGCCGCCAGGTGGCGTCGGGCGACGAGCGCATCGTCGGCGTGATGGTGGAATCGCACCTCGTGGCGGGCCGCCAGGACCTCAAGGAAGGCTGCGAACTGACCTATGGCCAGAGCATCACCGACGCGTGCATTGGCTGGGACGAAAGCGTGGGCGTGCTCGAAGGGCTTGCGCAGGCTGTGAAGCAGCGCCGCATCGCGCGCGGCTCGGGCAACTGA
- a CDS encoding glycosyltransferase, producing MEHEIRSPGTAVCETGSGARLKRPVVFYVQPLIARYRIEVIESLNRLFSVKVFACSEGVEANGFSREKPACDEFVETHIASFAGLPSRRIRMQSRVLSRIVFERPDAVLIFADVRYLSLWLALLAGRVMRVPVLIHGQGLYRHESAGFMRTVCYRLAVALAVRYVCYTEASRRSLIGIGCPPAKLVVANNALTVSCGVEPAAKTGAESGVLFIGRLREGSEIEPLIDVVGQLHAEGSDITLHVIGDGEHGERLKRKYSDRSYVVWYGAVFDDDEIATISRRCRVGCYPGSAGLSVVHMFALSLPPIVHDRLPLHMGPEPGYVEDGRTGFFFGRDGGTEALAATLRRIWSMPADEMRAAAAAAHAVYCQLNSPTLGHQLAEIVEAALRA from the coding sequence GTGGAACACGAGATCCGCTCTCCGGGCACAGCGGTTTGCGAAACCGGATCCGGCGCGCGGCTCAAACGCCCAGTGGTCTTCTACGTGCAGCCGTTGATCGCGCGTTATCGCATCGAAGTCATCGAGTCGCTCAACCGTCTTTTTTCCGTCAAGGTATTCGCGTGCTCCGAGGGCGTGGAAGCCAACGGCTTTTCGCGCGAAAAACCCGCCTGCGACGAATTCGTCGAAACGCATATCGCGAGTTTCGCGGGCCTGCCCTCGCGGCGTATCCGCATGCAAAGCCGCGTGCTGAGCCGCATCGTTTTCGAACGTCCCGACGCTGTGCTGATCTTTGCGGACGTTCGCTATCTCTCGCTGTGGCTGGCGCTCCTCGCCGGGCGCGTGATGCGCGTGCCCGTATTGATTCACGGCCAGGGGCTCTACCGGCACGAGTCCGCGGGATTCATGCGCACGGTCTGCTATCGCCTCGCCGTCGCGCTCGCCGTGCGCTACGTCTGCTATACCGAGGCTTCGCGGCGCTCGCTCATCGGCATCGGCTGCCCGCCCGCGAAGCTCGTCGTCGCGAATAACGCGCTCACGGTCTCGTGCGGCGTGGAGCCCGCGGCCAAAACGGGCGCCGAGAGCGGCGTCCTGTTCATTGGCAGGCTACGTGAAGGCTCGGAGATCGAGCCGCTCATCGACGTGGTCGGCCAGCTCCACGCGGAAGGCAGCGACATCACGCTCCACGTGATTGGCGACGGCGAGCACGGCGAGCGCTTGAAGCGCAAGTACAGCGATCGCAGCTACGTGGTCTGGTATGGCGCGGTGTTCGACGACGATGAGATCGCGACCATCAGCCGCCGCTGCCGCGTGGGCTGCTATCCGGGCTCGGCGGGTTTAAGCGTCGTGCACATGTTCGCGTTGAGCCTGCCGCCCATCGTGCACGACCGGCTGCCGCTGCATATGGGCCCGGAGCCCGGCTACGTCGAGGACGGCCGCACAGGATTTTTCTTTGGGCGCGACGGCGGCACAGAGGCGCTTGCCGCTACGCTGCGGCGCATCTGGTCCATGCCGGCCGACGAAATGCGCGCGGCCGCTGCGGCCGCGCATGCGGTGTACTGCCAGCTCAACTCGCCAACGCTTGGCCATCAGCTTGCCGAGATCGTTGAAGCGGCGCTGCGCGCCTGA